GGCCATCGGGTCGGCCATCACGCGCAGGGTCGCGACGATGTCCTCGATCTCCGGGACGTGCAGCAGCCCGCCGATGCCGACCACCTCGGTGGGGATGCCCCGACTCTCGAGCTCGGCGGCCAGCGGCGCCGAATCCTCGTTGCGGCGCACCAGGATCGCGGTGGTCGGCGGCGCGACGTCTGCGGCCTCGGCCGCCTGGTAGCGTTCCTCGATGGCGTCGGCGATCCAGTTCCGTTCGTCCAGAACCGTTTCGGTCAGGGCGATCGACGCCGTTCCGTCCGGGGCATCGGGACGCGGCCGGAGCACACTGACCGGGATACCGCGGCGTCGGAGCTCCGCGGAGATCTGATTCGCCAACCGCAAGCCCTGGGCCGAGTTGCGCCAGCTGGTGAGCAGTTCGAGGCGCCGGGCCGGGGTCCCGTCGGGTCGTGGGAAGTCGCGCGCGAACCGCGGCAGGTTGGCCGCCGAGGCGCCACGCCACCCGTAGATGGACTGGATGGGGTCGCCGACCGAGGTGACCGCGACCGGCGCGCGGCCGTGCCCGCCGAACAGGGTCGACAGCAACACCCGTTGCGAGTGGCCGGTGTCCTGGTACTCGTCGAGGAGAACCGCGCGGAAGGCGGTGCGCTCGGCGGTCACGACCTCGGAATTGGACACCACCAGCCGTGCCGCCAGCGACATCTGGCTGCCGAAGTCGAGCGCGGACTGGGCGCGCATCGTCTCGCCCAGCGCTATGACCATCGGGATCAGCTCGCGACGTTCGTCGATGACCTCCTGGACCTTCAGCAGCGCCTGGGTCGGTTTGTCACGCTGCTTGGGGCCCTTCGGGAGGGTGTCGACGAGTTCGTACAGCGTCGAACCCGCCTGCGCGAGGTCGGCGATGTCGACGAGGTGCTCGGACATCTCGCCGTACAGCTTGAGCACCGCCTCGGTGACACTCGCCGGCACCTTCTTGGTGTTCAGCTCGCCCGGCCACGCGGAGACGAGGGAGAACGCGAGCTGCCAGAGCTCGGTCTCGGTGAGCAGCGTCGACGACGGTTCCACCGGCAGCAGCAGCCCGTAGTCGGCGATCAACCGGCCGGCGTAGGCGTGATAGGTGCTCACCTCGGGGTCGGCGCCGCGCAGGCGGGCGGCCAACGCGCCGTCGGGATCCCAGTTCCGCAGCGCCGGCGACCCGGCAAGCATCGAGAGCCGACGCCGGATGCGGGCGCCGAGTTCGCTCGCGGCCTTGCGCGTGAAGGTGAGTCCGAGGATCTCGTCGGGGGCCACGAGCTGGTTGGCCACCAGCCACACCACGCGTGAGGCCATCGTCTCGGTCTTGCCGGCCCCGGCTCCGGCGACGACGAGCATCGGCTCCATGGGTGCCTCGATCACGGCCACCTGCTCGGGCGTGGGATCGGGCAGACCCAGCGCCGCGGCCAGCGACTTCGCCCCGACCATCGGCCGTTCGGTCCGATCCTGCAGGTCAGTCATCGGTGACCGCCTTCCCCGGGATCTGGGCCGGACAGCTGGTGGTGAGGTTGCAGTGCACACAGCCCGGGTTGGGCGTCGCGCTGTACGTCGGACCGATACTCGCCCGGGCCGCGCGACGCACCACCCCGATCCACTCGTCTAGCAACTCCGGCGTGAGCGGCGACTGAACACGCTCGGCCGCACCGGAATTGCGGTTCGCGGTCGACACGTAGACCAGTCGGGCGCCGCCCGGCGCGGCGTCGCCGAACTGGGGCACGCCGCCGTGCGCCAACGCCACCTGATAGGCCGCCATCTGCGCGTGCTCGTCGGCGTCGGCCTTGGTGATGGGGTTCTTCGAGGTCTTCACGTCGACGACGACCGGGCGGCCGGCGCCATCGGTCTCGAGGCGGTCGACACGCCCGCGCAGACGGACCGCGGGCTCGTCGGAATCCGGCCCCGACGCCGCGGGAATGGTTGCGTCGATCGGCAATTCGACGCCCACCTCCTCGAGATCGGCACGCGAGATGCGCAGCCACTCCCGGAAGTGCCCCAGCATGCCCTCGGCCCGTTCGAGTTCGCGAGCCGAGTACCAGCCCGCCCCGGTGTCGACCCGTTCCCAGATGCCGCGCAGCGCCGCCGTCACCTCAGCCGGGTCGAGCTGGCCTGCCACCGCCTGGACGAGCGTGTGCACGAGACTGCCGGTCAGCGCGGGGGTGCCGTCGCCGTCGCGGCCGCCGTTGCGTTCGAGCACCCACCGCAGCGAACAGCGGGTCAGTGCATCGACATTCGACGGTGAGAGCGTCAGCGCCCCCGACTCCGGCGTCCACAGCGGATCGTCGGTGCTGGGTGCGGCGAGCCCGAACCAGTCGCGCGGGTGCGCACCCGGGATGTCGGAGTCGGCGAGCTCGGCCAGCAGACGCGCCGCGGCCTTCGTCCGGGGTGCATCGGGTTCGTCGACGCCGGCGATCACCGCCGACCGAAGTGTCGCGACGAGGGACGGCAACGAGAGCACCCGGTCGACGCCTGGATCGAGCCGTACCTCGGCGCGGGCCGACTCGGCCGGATCGTCGTTGTCCCCCACCAGATCTGCGAGCTCGGTGATGAACCGCGACGGCGAGGCGTCCCCGCTGCCGTCCTCGACCGCGGTCACGAGCAGCCGGCTTCGCGCCCTGGTGCAGGCGACGAGGAAGAGCCGGCGCTCGTCGGCGAGTGCCGTCGCCCCACGGGCGACGGTGTCCACGGCGTCGGCGGCCATACCGTCGAGGAGGTCGACGAGTTGCCCGGTGGCGAGAACGCCACCCCGGCTGCGCAGCGACGGCCACAGTCCGTCCTGGACCCCGGCGACGGCGACGACCTCCCATTCCCGCCCCACCGCGGCGTGCGCGGACAGCACGGTCACCGACTCGGTTGCGGCGGTGGCTGTTCGGCTGTCGCGCGGGATCTGCAACTGGGACAGGTAGTGCACGAATCCGGCGGGCCCGGCCGCGGGCAGCGTGTCGGTGAAATCCGCGGCGGATTCGAACATCGCCATGACCGCGTCGAGGTCGCGGTCGGCCTGTTCACCGGCCGGGCCGCCGCGGACCGCCGATGCCGCCCACCGCCGCTCGAGTCCCGTGGCCTGCCACGCCGCCCACAGGGTCTCCTCGATCCCGCGGCGCGCGTCATGGACCCGCTGGGCCGCACCGACGACGTCCAGCACGCGGGCCAGCGGCGCCGCCTCGGTCTCGGTGAGCCGTCGGCGATAGCGCGCGCCGACCTCGGGGTCGAGGATGGCGCGGGTCAGCGACGTGAGCGAATCCGGTTGTCCTGCTGGGTCATCGGCATCGTCGAGACGCCGCACACCGCGTCGGAGACGGCGCATCGAGCCCGGGTCGGCCGCCCCGATCGGACCGGACAGCAACGTGAGCGTGTCCTCGGTGCTGAAGAGCTCGCTGGTGAACAGGTCGGTGGTCTCCGGGTCGGTGGTGTCGGGCAGGTCGGCATCTGCTCCCGCGGCCGCCCGCGCGGCGACGGCGCGCAGCACCAGCATCAGTCCGATGACGGCTCGTTGCCGATGCAGGGGCAGGTCGCTCGCGGGCGTCGTCAGGGGTACGCCCGCGGACCGGAAGGCGCGTCGGAGCGGCGGCAGGGCCAGTGACACCGACCGGACGACGACCGCCATCTGCGACCACGGGACCCCGTCGAACAGATGCGCACGCCGCAGGAGGTCGGCGATGGCGGTGGCCTCTTTCGCGGCAGACCCGTACACGCGCACCGCGGCCGCGCCTCCCCCATCGGCCGCGCCCGGGTCGGCGTCGGCCGAATCCGTCACCGGGTCGGGATACGGGTGCGGGCGAGCGCCGGGCAGCCGGGCGGCGATCGCGCGCCCGAGGCGGGACAGCTCGGGCCGGGCGCGGT
The genomic region above belongs to Gordonia hongkongensis and contains:
- a CDS encoding ATP-dependent helicase; this translates as MSRKPGAQTPRSALRARLVAAPDPTDRPRHWPPSVAQVIDPPTSRPADEEQAWRPVRVHGGPGSGKTALIVDAAVARLLDPATDPESVLVLASSRRAAVALREEITRRVLSAGSSGRRVLGGALREPLVRTVHSYAFAILRLQAQAHNNPPPRLITGSEQDVVLRELLAGDIEDGAGYWPAHLRPALGTDGFAQALRDLMMRAAERGVGPEELAALGRTHKRPEWAAAARAYAQYEQNMLLRGAVGLETPGASAPAVDAAELIGSALSAFATDPDLLSGERRRIRHLLVDDAQHLDPQAAQLITLVGTGTLSTIIAADTDQSVFGFRGASPRFADGLAEPGSPLDILLEHDHRARPELSRLGRAIAARLPGARPHPYPDPVTDSADADPGAADGGGAAAVRVYGSAAKEATAIADLLRRAHLFDGVPWSQMAVVVRSVSLALPPLRRAFRSAGVPLTTPASDLPLHRQRAVIGLMLVLRAVAARAAAGADADLPDTTDPETTDLFTSELFSTEDTLTLLSGPIGAADPGSMRRLRRGVRRLDDADDPAGQPDSLTSLTRAILDPEVGARYRRRLTETEAAPLARVLDVVGAAQRVHDARRGIEETLWAAWQATGLERRWAASAVRGGPAGEQADRDLDAVMAMFESAADFTDTLPAAGPAGFVHYLSQLQIPRDSRTATAATESVTVLSAHAAVGREWEVVAVAGVQDGLWPSLRSRGGVLATGQLVDLLDGMAADAVDTVARGATALADERRLFLVACTRARSRLLVTAVEDGSGDASPSRFITELADLVGDNDDPAESARAEVRLDPGVDRVLSLPSLVATLRSAVIAGVDEPDAPRTKAAARLLAELADSDIPGAHPRDWFGLAAPSTDDPLWTPESGALTLSPSNVDALTRCSLRWVLERNGGRDGDGTPALTGSLVHTLVQAVAGQLDPAEVTAALRGIWERVDTGAGWYSARELERAEGMLGHFREWLRISRADLEEVGVELPIDATIPAASGPDSDEPAVRLRGRVDRLETDGAGRPVVVDVKTSKNPITKADADEHAQMAAYQVALAHGGVPQFGDAAPGGARLVYVSTANRNSGAAERVQSPLTPELLDEWIGVVRRAARASIGPTYSATPNPGCVHCNLTTSCPAQIPGKAVTDD